The genome window CTAGGAGTAGTGCGCGGCATCACCGTGCGATCGCGCAGCGTTCTCGGAAACATTGGAGCGGGAATACAGGCTTTCTTCGGTGGCAACATCACGCTCTATACCAATCTCTGCGAGCATGCACGCGAGGAAGCCTATGAGATCATGATACAGCACGCCGTAGAAAAAGGCGCCAACGCCGTGATCGGGGTGCGCTACGATGCGACGGAGATCGCTGCAGGCATTACCGAGGTGTTAGCCTATGGAACCGCTGTTGTGGTAGAGCCGTTGAGCGCGTAACGTTTTA of Chthonomonas calidirosea T49 contains these proteins:
- a CDS encoding YbjQ family protein, which encodes MPSALMDHNLVTTAFELPGHRIVRTLGVVRGITVRSRSVLGNIGAGIQAFFGGNITLYTNLCEHAREEAYEIMIQHAVEKGANAVIGVRYDATEIAAGITEVLAYGTAVVVEPLSA